Proteins encoded together in one Pseudomonas arsenicoxydans window:
- a CDS encoding GNAT family N-acetyltransferase, which produces MDEAITYRTATVEDALSMCELGQLLNAVHHAARPDIYAAATEDFSRDLPHWSGLFEKPGQVVFIANVGHQAAAFITASLSASSGPLMQPLNVVRIGSVCVAEQFWGKGIGRNLIQLVKNWAIEHDAQDLRLSVWPFNTRAARMYTEFGFETRAFEMGMKVGKALE; this is translated from the coding sequence ATGGACGAAGCCATTACTTACCGAACCGCAACGGTAGAAGACGCATTGAGCATGTGCGAGCTGGGGCAATTGCTTAACGCCGTGCACCACGCCGCCCGCCCCGATATTTACGCGGCAGCCACCGAAGACTTCTCTCGCGACCTTCCTCACTGGTCGGGTCTTTTCGAGAAGCCGGGCCAGGTTGTATTCATTGCGAATGTCGGTCATCAGGCCGCAGCCTTCATTACTGCGAGCCTGTCGGCAAGCTCCGGTCCGCTGATGCAACCGCTGAATGTTGTTCGCATCGGATCGGTATGTGTTGCCGAGCAATTTTGGGGAAAGGGTATTGGACGAAACCTCATTCAACTCGTTAAAAACTGGGCCATCGAACATGACGCTCAGGACTTGAGGTTGTCTGTCTGGCCGTTCAATACACGTGCTGCTCGCATGTACACAGAGTTCGGGTTTGAGACGCGTGCGTTCGAGATGGGAATGAAGGTGGGTAAAGCGCTTGAGTGA